Proteins co-encoded in one Trueperella abortisuis genomic window:
- a CDS encoding tRNA (adenine-N1)-methyltransferase yields the protein MSTYPHPLGADRRRGPFRAGERVQLTDTKGRKYTTLLTFDGYFQSQRGNFRHRELIGKPEGTVFETETGHILQALRPLVADYVLSMPRGATPVYPKDAGQIIQQGDVFPGARVFEAGVGSGALSLSLLAAIGPGGHLTSCERRHEFAQIARANVESWYGPALPPWDLVVGEAGDALNEMGEEALDHVVLDMLAPWEIIEPAARALRSGGVVIGYVTTTTQLSRFVEKLRDSQCFTEPDAFETMLRTWHLDGLAVRPNHSMVGHTGFLVVARRIARGSVPLVRTRRPAPAARPDLPEWENWDPADLPERAISDKKLRKVRRDVAHRADVEVSGYSQAGDNSEKMRRELDEEAAQRNRQREGEK from the coding sequence CTCACTTTCGACGGCTACTTCCAGTCCCAGCGCGGCAACTTCCGCCACCGCGAGCTGATCGGCAAGCCGGAGGGGACAGTCTTTGAAACTGAGACCGGTCACATTCTTCAGGCGTTGCGCCCGCTTGTCGCTGACTACGTGCTCTCCATGCCGCGCGGCGCCACCCCGGTCTACCCCAAGGACGCCGGGCAGATTATCCAGCAAGGCGACGTTTTCCCCGGCGCCCGCGTATTCGAGGCCGGGGTGGGGTCGGGGGCCCTCTCCCTATCTCTACTCGCCGCGATCGGCCCCGGGGGCCACCTGACCTCCTGCGAACGTCGCCACGAGTTCGCCCAGATTGCAAGGGCTAACGTGGAGTCCTGGTACGGGCCGGCCCTTCCTCCGTGGGATCTTGTGGTGGGCGAGGCCGGCGATGCTCTCAACGAGATGGGGGAGGAGGCGCTCGACCACGTGGTGCTCGACATGCTCGCCCCCTGGGAGATCATCGAGCCGGCGGCTCGCGCGCTACGCTCGGGCGGCGTCGTTATCGGCTACGTCACGACGACGACGCAGCTGTCCCGCTTCGTAGAAAAGCTGCGCGACAGTCAATGCTTCACCGAGCCGGACGCGTTCGAGACCATGCTTCGCACGTGGCACCTCGACGGGTTGGCGGTGCGCCCAAACCATTCGATGGTCGGCCACACCGGCTTCCTCGTCGTCGCGCGCAGGATCGCTCGCGGCTCGGTACCGCTGGTCCGCACGCGCCGTCCGGCGCCGGCCGCGCGCCCCGACCTTCCCGAATGGGAAAACTGGGATCCGGCGGACCTGCCGGAGCGCGCGATCTCAGACAAGAAGCTCCGCAAGGTCCGCCGCGATGTGGCGCACCGCGCGGACGTGGAGGTTTCCGGATACTCGCAGGCGGGGGACAATAGTGAGAAGATGCGCCGCGAGTTGGACGAGGAGGCGGCTCAGCGCAACCGCCAACGAGAGGGAGAAAAGTGA